One window of Lytechinus variegatus isolate NC3 chromosome 2, Lvar_3.0, whole genome shotgun sequence genomic DNA carries:
- the LOC121407088 gene encoding uncharacterized protein LOC121407088 produces the protein MELSIAVSDFILCFSSFGTAVSILPITTFGAFGFLIMSVAAGFGSARYSMSSPSEHIVSCHASMSWLAGTLGLALMAGGFYRKYGSRILAALHVGVPTMYAILKFVIAFDAVVDTALTTFISSSAVLSIGIYSLIQKNPFGMMGAFCYMMAAAVGTNGELFGIKRVDWFHYLLAFGGVVLMRAFHFELPVEKEKTS, from the coding sequence ATGGAGTTGAGTATTGCTGTATCAGATTTCATTCTATGTTTTTCTTCGTTTGGGACGGCTGTGTCCATTCTTCCCATCACCACATTCGGAGCATTTGGTTTCTTAATCATGTCTGTAGCAGCAGGCTTTGGATCTGCACGCTACTCTATGTCCTCCCCCAGTGAGCATATAGTCTCCTGCCATGCATCCATGAGCTGGCTAGCAGGAACTTTAGGACTTGCACTGATGGCCGGAGGATTCTACCGTAAATATGGCTCTCGTATCCTAGCAGCGCTGCATGTTGGTGTACCCACCATGTATGCTATCCTTAAATTTGTAATCGCATTCGACGCTGTGGTAGATACTGCCCTCACGACATTCATTAGCTCATCAGCTGTCCTCTCGATTGGTATCTATAGCCTTATACAGAAGAATCCCTTTGGAATGATGGGAGCATTTTGTTACATGATGGCTGCTGCCGTAGGGACCAATGGAGAACTCTTTGGTATTAAACGAGTGGATTGGTTCCACTATCTACTAGCGTTTGGCGGTGTGGTGTTGATGAGAGCTTTCCACTTTGAACTTCCCgtagagaaagaaaaaacatcGTGA